The proteins below are encoded in one region of Peribacillus muralis:
- the kdpA gene encoding potassium-transporting ATPase subunit KdpA, with product MDLLQIFVVLAVAVILAVPLAKYLTSVYSLEITKQDYLFGKMEKPIFKLSGIKETPMKWKQYAKALLMSNLVMFFLSYLILRFQGDLPGNPSNVDGMDPLLAFNTAASFLTNTNLQHYSGESGLSYLSQMAVIIFLMFTTPATGLSICMAFFRGVTGQRSLGNFYVDLIRTITRVLLPLSILVGLILVSQGVPQTFGPTAVAETLEGATQHIARGPVAALESIKHIGTNGGGFFGVNSAHPFENPNGFTNVLEILSMFLIPAALPLTFGYMAGNKKQGWLLFSAMGLMLLLFLGMTYVNEKNGNPALEHIGLSQEYGSMEGKEVRFGVAQSALFTTITTAATTGSVNNMHDTLTPLGSIAPLAMMMLNCVFGGDGVGTINILMYSIMAVFLAGLMVGRTPEFFGRKIEGPEMKLIALTILLHPLIILIPSAIALATQMGSAAISNPGFHGISQVVYEFTSSAANNGSGFEGLGDNTPFWNISTGLVMLFGRYFSMFAMIAVAGSLWVKKPVPESIGTFKTDNGIFLIILLVTVLIIGALTFFPVMALGPIAEWLTIR from the coding sequence ATGGATCTATTACAAATATTTGTGGTACTGGCAGTTGCAGTGATATTAGCCGTGCCATTGGCAAAGTATTTAACGAGTGTTTATTCCCTTGAAATAACGAAACAAGATTATCTTTTTGGAAAGATGGAAAAACCCATCTTCAAGCTTTCCGGCATAAAGGAAACTCCAATGAAATGGAAGCAGTATGCAAAGGCTCTGTTAATGAGTAATTTAGTGATGTTCTTCCTCTCTTACTTGATCCTTCGTTTCCAAGGGGATTTACCAGGAAACCCCAGTAATGTAGATGGCATGGATCCATTGCTTGCATTCAATACCGCTGCAAGTTTTCTTACGAATACCAATTTACAGCACTATAGCGGGGAATCGGGGCTGTCATATTTATCTCAAATGGCAGTCATCATATTCTTGATGTTCACCACCCCTGCTACAGGTCTTTCAATATGTATGGCCTTCTTTAGAGGGGTGACTGGTCAGAGGAGTTTAGGAAACTTCTATGTGGATTTAATCCGTACGATTACCCGGGTGCTGCTGCCCTTGTCGATCTTGGTTGGTTTGATCCTTGTGTCTCAAGGGGTACCGCAAACATTCGGCCCCACTGCAGTAGCTGAAACATTAGAAGGTGCGACTCAACATATTGCACGGGGACCTGTAGCGGCGCTGGAATCTATTAAGCACATAGGTACGAACGGAGGAGGGTTCTTTGGAGTTAACTCGGCACATCCATTTGAAAATCCTAATGGCTTTACGAATGTGTTGGAAATATTATCTATGTTTCTTATACCTGCGGCCCTTCCGTTGACGTTTGGATATATGGCAGGAAATAAGAAGCAAGGCTGGCTCTTATTTTCTGCGATGGGACTCATGCTGCTTCTATTCTTGGGTATGACTTATGTTAATGAAAAAAATGGTAATCCAGCTTTGGAGCACATAGGCCTTTCCCAAGAATATGGGAGTATGGAGGGGAAGGAGGTTCGTTTCGGCGTGGCTCAGAGTGCATTATTCACCACCATCACTACAGCTGCCACAACAGGGTCCGTCAATAATATGCACGATACCTTAACTCCTCTTGGAAGTATAGCTCCACTGGCGATGATGATGTTGAATTGTGTATTTGGCGGAGATGGTGTGGGGACAATCAATATTCTCATGTATTCAATAATGGCTGTATTTCTTGCCGGTCTTATGGTGGGACGTACACCTGAGTTTTTTGGGAGGAAGATCGAAGGGCCGGAAATGAAATTAATAGCTTTAACCATTCTTCTGCACCCATTGATCATATTAATTCCATCTGCCATCGCTTTAGCGACGCAAATGGGATCGGCGGCTATTTCAAATCCTGGTTTTCATGGAATTTCCCAAGTGGTTTATGAATTTACCTCTTCCGCTGCAAATAATGGTTCAGGTTTTGAAGGATTAGGCGACAATACACCTTTTTGGAATATTTCCACTGGTTTGGTAATGTTGTTCGGACGTTATTTTTCCATGTTCGCCATGATTGCCGTTGCAGGGTCCTTGTGGGTAAAGAAGCCTGTTCCTGAGAGTATCGGAACTTTCAAAACGGATAATGGTATCTTCCTTATCATTCTTTTAGTAACGGTATTAATTATTGGAGCTTTGACTTTCTTTCCAGTAATGGCACTCGGGCCAATTGCTGAATGGCTTACGATTAGATAA
- the kdpB gene encoding potassium-transporting ATPase subunit KdpB, translating to MSKERIANVNKNIVYEAGKDAFKKLNPKVMARNPVMFVVEVGFFITLILSIYPGVFGESANREYNIAVTIILFATIIFANFAEALAEGRGKAQANSLKKTKQDTKAKLIQKDGSIKIVDSFQLRKGDIVLVEANDLIPTDGEIIEGVAAIDESAITGESASVIKESGGDFSSVTGGTKVISDFIKIKVSADPGESFLDRMIHLVEGAKRQKTPNEIALGTLLVSLTIIFLLVCTTLVPIASYVDVTLPTATMVALLVCLIPTTIGGLLSAIGIAGMDRVTQFNVIAKSGKSVEAAGDINTIILDKTGTITHGNRMASDLIPASGISQEELTQCAVYASLYDDTPEGRSVVEFARKIGVPENALNKAGSVGIEFSAETRMSGTDFSDGKRLRKGAVDTIMKYIEHQGGRVPAGLKDACDEVAKKGGTPLVVTEGNRILGTIHLKDTVKPGMKERFEELRKMGIKSIMCTGDNPLTAATIAKEAGVDDFIAEAKPEDKISVIKREQAEGKLVAMTGDGTNDAPALAQADVGLAMNTGTNAAKEAANMVDLDSDPTKIIEVVSIGKQLLMTRGALTTFSIANDVAKYFAIIPAMFMLAIPQMKALNIMGLATPQSAILSALLFNAIIIPLLIPLAMKGVKYVPMSASRLLKRNLALYGVGGVFVPFIGIKVIDLLLVVLKVV from the coding sequence ATGAGTAAAGAGCGAATAGCAAATGTAAATAAGAACATTGTTTATGAGGCAGGTAAAGATGCATTCAAAAAATTGAATCCAAAAGTCATGGCTCGCAATCCAGTGATGTTTGTTGTTGAAGTGGGATTTTTCATCACCTTAATTCTGTCCATATACCCTGGGGTATTTGGTGAATCTGCTAACAGGGAGTATAACATTGCCGTAACCATCATTTTATTCGCAACGATCATTTTCGCTAATTTTGCAGAAGCTCTTGCTGAGGGACGCGGAAAAGCACAAGCTAATAGCCTCAAAAAGACAAAACAGGATACAAAAGCAAAGTTGATCCAGAAAGATGGTTCCATAAAAATCGTCGATTCCTTTCAATTACGTAAAGGCGATATCGTATTAGTGGAGGCGAACGATTTAATCCCAACAGATGGGGAAATCATCGAAGGGGTGGCTGCCATAGATGAATCGGCAATCACAGGTGAATCAGCTTCCGTAATAAAAGAATCTGGCGGAGATTTCAGTTCTGTAACAGGTGGAACAAAAGTGATTAGTGATTTTATCAAAATTAAAGTCAGTGCAGATCCTGGGGAATCCTTTCTTGATCGAATGATCCATTTGGTTGAAGGAGCAAAAAGACAAAAAACACCGAATGAAATCGCACTGGGTACACTTCTGGTCAGCTTGACGATTATCTTTTTGCTTGTATGTACGACACTTGTTCCAATTGCTTCATATGTAGACGTTACCTTGCCCACCGCTACAATGGTAGCTTTACTGGTTTGCTTGATCCCGACAACGATAGGAGGCTTGCTTTCAGCGATAGGAATTGCGGGGATGGATAGGGTAACCCAATTTAATGTCATTGCGAAGTCGGGAAAATCGGTGGAAGCCGCTGGTGACATCAATACGATCATCCTTGATAAAACGGGAACGATAACACATGGTAACCGCATGGCCTCAGACTTAATACCAGCGAGCGGTATAAGTCAGGAGGAGCTTACCCAATGTGCCGTATACGCATCTTTATATGATGATACCCCTGAGGGTCGTTCCGTTGTGGAATTCGCAAGAAAAATCGGGGTGCCTGAAAATGCGCTGAATAAGGCCGGTTCGGTAGGGATTGAATTTTCAGCTGAAACGAGAATGAGCGGAACTGATTTTTCTGATGGGAAAAGACTTCGGAAAGGTGCAGTTGATACGATCATGAAATATATAGAACATCAAGGGGGAAGGGTTCCAGCCGGTTTAAAAGATGCATGTGATGAAGTGGCTAAAAAGGGAGGCACTCCACTGGTTGTCACAGAGGGAAACCGCATACTTGGAACAATCCATTTGAAAGATACAGTGAAACCAGGCATGAAGGAACGTTTTGAGGAATTAAGGAAAATGGGGATCAAAAGCATCATGTGCACGGGGGATAACCCCCTAACCGCTGCAACCATAGCGAAAGAAGCAGGTGTCGATGATTTCATCGCAGAGGCTAAGCCGGAGGATAAAATCTCCGTCATCAAGCGGGAGCAAGCGGAAGGCAAGCTGGTTGCGATGACTGGAGATGGTACAAACGATGCTCCTGCTTTGGCACAGGCAGATGTTGGGCTGGCGATGAATACAGGAACGAACGCGGCCAAGGAAGCTGCTAATATGGTGGATTTGGATTCAGATCCCACAAAGATCATTGAGGTGGTATCGATTGGGAAACAGTTGCTCATGACCCGAGGGGCGTTGACAACCTTTAGCATCGCGAATGATGTAGCTAAATATTTCGCGATCATTCCCGCCATGTTCATGTTGGCGATCCCTCAAATGAAAGCCTTGAACATCATGGGTTTGGCAACGCCACAAAGTGCCATATTATCAGCTTTACTATTTAACGCAATTATCATTCCATTGCTAATACCATTGGCAATGAAAGGCGTTAAATATGTTCCCATGAGCGCTTCAAGATTGCTGAAGAGGAATTTGGCCCTTTATGGAGTGGGGGGAGTGTTCGTTCCTTTCATTGGAATAAAAGTGATTGATTTACTTCTTGTCGTGTTAAAAGTGGTTTGA
- the kdpC gene encoding potassium-transporting ATPase subunit KdpC — protein sequence MLKNLRLVFVLLLICGVAYPVLMTGLAQLTMPAKAEGSLIKDQSGKMIGSEMIGQSFQDPRYFQGRVSSIEYDAANSGTLNYSPSNEELIDRTKKDISKFLEENPTIDKTEIPSDLMTNSGSGLDPNISPDSAKVQVPRIAHERELTIEKVYLLVEKYTRSRSMGLFGEPRINVLELNMALDQLK from the coding sequence ATGTTAAAAAACTTGCGTTTAGTTTTTGTGCTACTTCTCATATGCGGTGTGGCTTACCCGGTTTTGATGACAGGCCTGGCACAGCTGACAATGCCTGCAAAAGCGGAGGGCAGTTTAATAAAGGATCAATCGGGAAAAATGATCGGTTCGGAAATGATCGGCCAATCCTTTCAAGATCCGCGGTACTTTCAAGGACGTGTTTCATCTATTGAATATGATGCAGCCAATTCAGGTACGCTCAACTATTCTCCTTCAAATGAGGAGCTCATTGATCGGACAAAAAAAGATATTTCTAAATTTTTAGAAGAAAATCCTACTATCGATAAAACAGAGATACCTTCTGATTTAATGACAAACTCGGGTTCTGGCCTTGATCCCAATATTTCTCCTGATAGTGCCAAGGTACAGGTTCCCCGAATTGCTCATGAGCGGGAACTGACTATTGAAAAAGTATATCTTCTTGTCGAAAAATATACGCGCAGCCGATCGATGGGCCTTTTTGGGGAACCTCGAATTAATGTTCTGGAGTTAAATATGGCATTGGACCAATTAAAGTGA
- a CDS encoding universal stress protein — MSEQFRRKTPAEILESISNIKRGRMKIILGAVSGSGTTYHLLLEGNELRKRGIDVVVGMVSKPCSPKTLEQLGSLEIIPAHEWEQNGHVEQDLDLEGIYKRNPEVVLVDRLAHENHRHAKNPTRLDDVHELLKNQISVITTINIYELKGVKEIAEQLLKLPFHIQATVPEDTLTNADEVRLLDVTPEAILTRLQKGEIEKKDEGLLQLYNNGNLATLRELSFRYLADEVEENLTEQREQEGLLGPSGASERILVCVQYHLNGSILIRRGDQIAKRLGGEFIIATFISKTRKLSKEEQIFKGSMQKLITKLKGTFFEIVMKEDEIADEIVGFSMQHQITRIILGQSKKSAWEEMFNGSIINKILKKSKNMDVFIVADRVQPFGERIIPAIKTEKDRVNPYHRLTPYELHEKVEGVKRGNFKIYIGAAPGVGKTYTMLREANHLKENGLDIVIGLLETHGRKATASQVGNLEIVPKKPIPYKNVLLEEMDLEAILIRNPEVVLIDELAHTNVQGIKNRKRYQDVMTILDSGISVISTMNIQHIESLNDSVKQITGVSVRETVPDSTLRLADELELIDISPKALRQRMVEGEIYTMDKVEQSLGHFFKTQNLIALRELALRELADEVDDRLESLKRKEGVRGPWREDEVIFVSVKLRADSDRLIRRGFRIAYRLKAKWYVIFVKHQKELRTDEERLLDKLVSLTQRLGGHFIMDITRNKRSVVINIKKQLHDKKATQIIIGHSARNRWQEMKGGSIVVHLLREARHLDVLIVAD, encoded by the coding sequence ATGTCAGAACAATTTCGGAGGAAAACACCGGCTGAAATTCTAGAGTCGATTTCCAATATTAAAAGAGGAAGGATGAAAATTATACTTGGAGCCGTGAGCGGTTCGGGGACGACTTACCATTTGCTTCTTGAAGGAAATGAATTGAGAAAACGAGGGATTGACGTGGTTGTCGGAATGGTCAGCAAGCCATGCAGTCCTAAGACGCTTGAACAATTAGGCAGTCTCGAAATTATTCCTGCTCATGAATGGGAACAAAACGGACACGTAGAGCAGGACCTTGATTTGGAGGGGATTTACAAGCGGAATCCAGAGGTGGTATTAGTAGATCGATTAGCACATGAGAATCATCGGCATGCAAAAAATCCGACCAGGTTGGACGATGTTCATGAATTATTGAAAAATCAAATCAGTGTTATAACGACAATAAATATTTATGAGTTGAAAGGAGTGAAGGAAATTGCGGAACAATTACTGAAACTCCCCTTTCACATACAAGCTACAGTGCCAGAGGATACACTGACAAATGCTGATGAAGTACGCCTTCTGGACGTTACCCCTGAAGCCATATTAACACGTCTGCAAAAAGGGGAAATCGAAAAAAAGGACGAAGGGCTTTTACAGTTATACAATAATGGTAATCTAGCCACTCTTAGGGAATTGTCATTTCGGTATTTAGCTGATGAAGTGGAAGAGAATCTGACTGAACAAAGGGAACAAGAAGGTTTATTGGGTCCGTCAGGTGCTTCGGAGCGAATCTTGGTCTGTGTGCAATATCATTTGAATGGCTCAATCTTAATAAGACGAGGAGATCAAATTGCCAAGCGTTTGGGCGGTGAGTTCATAATAGCCACCTTTATCTCAAAAACAAGAAAACTCTCAAAAGAAGAACAAATTTTTAAAGGGTCCATGCAAAAACTGATCACTAAACTAAAGGGAACGTTTTTTGAGATAGTAATGAAAGAAGACGAAATAGCAGATGAAATAGTCGGATTTTCCATGCAGCATCAAATAACCCGAATTATCCTTGGTCAATCAAAAAAGTCAGCGTGGGAGGAGATGTTCAACGGTTCGATCATCAATAAAATATTGAAAAAATCGAAAAACATGGATGTATTTATTGTAGCAGATAGGGTTCAACCGTTTGGTGAGAGAATCATCCCTGCTATCAAGACGGAAAAAGATAGGGTAAATCCATATCACAGACTCACACCTTATGAATTGCACGAAAAAGTCGAAGGGGTGAAAAGGGGGAATTTTAAGATTTATATCGGCGCTGCTCCTGGTGTTGGAAAAACCTATACGATGCTTAGGGAGGCAAATCATTTAAAAGAAAATGGACTCGATATAGTGATTGGTTTGCTGGAGACGCATGGGCGAAAAGCAACAGCCTCCCAGGTGGGAAATTTAGAAATCGTGCCTAAAAAGCCCATTCCATATAAAAACGTATTATTGGAGGAAATGGATCTTGAGGCCATTCTAATACGAAATCCTGAAGTGGTCCTGATAGATGAATTGGCTCATACGAACGTACAGGGTATTAAAAATCGAAAAAGATATCAAGATGTAATGACCATTTTGGACTCCGGAATTTCAGTGATTTCCACAATGAATATTCAACATATAGAAAGCTTGAATGATAGTGTTAAACAAATTACAGGTGTTTCCGTTAGGGAAACAGTACCTGACAGCACTCTCCGACTAGCGGATGAACTTGAGTTGATCGATATCTCCCCAAAGGCGCTAAGGCAAAGGATGGTAGAGGGGGAGATATACACCATGGACAAAGTGGAGCAGTCCCTTGGTCATTTCTTCAAGACACAAAACCTTATAGCTTTGAGAGAGCTTGCCCTCCGTGAATTGGCAGATGAAGTGGATGACAGATTAGAGTCCTTGAAACGGAAGGAAGGGGTTAGAGGACCTTGGAGGGAGGATGAAGTGATTTTTGTCAGTGTCAAGCTAAGAGCAGATTCAGACCGTCTAATTAGAAGGGGGTTTCGCATAGCTTATCGTCTTAAAGCTAAGTGGTATGTTATTTTCGTAAAACATCAAAAAGAACTGCGGACTGATGAAGAGAGGCTACTTGATAAACTCGTAAGCCTAACACAACGATTGGGCGGCCATTTTATAATGGATATAACCAGGAATAAACGGTCAGTGGTTATTAATATCAAGAAACAACTACATGACAAAAAAGCTACCCAAATCATTATAGGGCATTCAGCAAGAAACAGATGGCAAGAAATGAAGGGAGGGTCAATTGTTGTTCATCTTTTAAGGGAAGCTAGACACCTGGATGTTTTGATTGTAGCAGATTAG
- a CDS encoding S9 family peptidase, with protein MITFPKPDIEQFLRTFSIGDFIVRPDEKQLVLSTNLSGKYNLWGMDLPNAFPYPLTSIDQSCQELLFDKQGRFIIAGFDHDGDENTQFYGIPLRGGAMKEIVHHENTRNFMPILSNDSQRLYYTSSRGNPSFLNSYCLDMESGQETKILEGVDAATYVIGFSPDEKTYLYHKHYANTYSLLYAKNGSKDILLTPPSEKQHTVTHGVFVSNSLVYLLTDYDSDFTYLASFNLETKQFTKIKELEGESFTVLKYNEELQLLFVASEKGVVDHLYEHDLQNGNWRNIPTPCSVIKKLEVTNSGALYLSGMSATKPHNIYRKSGNEWEPLTTYTVPGVEATDMVEPDIITYPSYDGLEIESLFFRANKENDNGEVIFWPHGGPQAAERKFFRASFQFFLNNGYSIFAPNFRGSTGYGLEFMKMVEGDWGHGPRLDNVAGLDWLIDQGYAQKGNIFLMGGSFGGYMALLLHGRHAEYFKAVVDIFGPSNLFSFIDSVPEDWKPVMDQWVGNPEKDREKLIEYSPSTYLDSMNKPMLVIQGANDPRVVKAESDQIVQALKEKGRAVEYMLLEDEGHGFSKKENEMAVYRKILAFLKEFTGVTENV; from the coding sequence ATGATCACTTTTCCAAAACCTGATATTGAGCAGTTTTTACGAACATTTTCCATTGGCGATTTTATCGTCAGACCGGATGAAAAACAGCTGGTTCTCAGTACGAATCTGAGCGGCAAGTATAATTTATGGGGAATGGATTTGCCAAACGCATTCCCCTATCCGCTTACATCCATAGATCAAAGCTGCCAAGAGCTGTTATTTGATAAGCAAGGTCGGTTCATCATTGCCGGTTTTGATCATGACGGGGATGAAAACACGCAGTTTTATGGAATTCCATTGAGGGGCGGAGCGATGAAAGAGATTGTCCATCATGAAAACACGCGAAATTTCATGCCGATATTATCGAATGACAGCCAAAGGCTTTATTACACATCGTCTAGAGGAAACCCTTCCTTTCTGAATTCCTATTGTTTAGACATGGAGTCAGGACAGGAAACAAAAATTCTCGAGGGTGTAGATGCGGCAACCTATGTCATTGGTTTCAGCCCTGATGAAAAAACCTATCTTTATCACAAGCACTATGCAAATACATATTCCCTTCTCTATGCAAAGAATGGTAGCAAGGATATTTTGCTTACACCTCCATCTGAGAAACAACATACAGTCACCCATGGTGTTTTTGTCTCGAATTCTCTTGTATACTTATTAACGGATTATGACTCGGATTTTACTTATTTGGCCTCTTTCAATCTAGAAACTAAACAATTTACGAAAATAAAGGAATTGGAAGGTGAAAGCTTTACCGTCCTTAAATATAATGAGGAATTACAGCTATTATTTGTTGCGAGCGAGAAAGGTGTAGTCGATCATTTATATGAGCATGATCTGCAAAATGGGAATTGGAGGAATATTCCCACACCGTGCAGTGTCATAAAAAAACTTGAGGTGACTAACTCAGGTGCTCTCTACTTGTCTGGCATGAGCGCAACCAAGCCTCATAATATTTATAGAAAATCGGGGAATGAGTGGGAACCATTAACTACATATACGGTTCCTGGTGTAGAAGCGACTGATATGGTTGAGCCGGATATCATAACCTACCCTTCTTATGATGGCTTGGAGATCGAATCGTTATTTTTTCGGGCAAACAAGGAAAATGATAACGGTGAAGTCATTTTCTGGCCCCACGGCGGTCCTCAAGCGGCAGAACGTAAATTTTTCAGAGCATCCTTTCAGTTTTTCCTGAACAACGGATATAGTATTTTTGCACCGAACTTTCGCGGATCGACTGGATATGGTTTGGAATTCATGAAAATGGTGGAAGGAGACTGGGGGCATGGGCCACGACTGGATAATGTAGCCGGGTTGGATTGGCTGATTGATCAAGGGTATGCCCAAAAGGGAAACATATTTCTTATGGGCGGAAGCTTTGGCGGATATATGGCCCTGCTGTTACATGGCCGTCATGCCGAATACTTTAAGGCAGTAGTCGATATTTTTGGTCCATCCAACCTATTTTCGTTCATCGATTCCGTGCCTGAAGATTGGAAGCCAGTAATGGATCAGTGGGTAGGGAATCCGGAAAAAGATCGCGAGAAATTAATCGAGTATTCACCTAGTACTTACTTGGATTCCATGAATAAGCCAATGCTTGTCATACAGGGGGCAAATGATCCGCGTGTCGTCAAAGCGGAGTCAGATCAAATCGTCCAAGCCTTGAAAGAAAAAGGAAGAGCTGTTGAGTATATGCTTCTGGAAGATGAAGGGCATGGATTCTCAAAAAAAGAAAATGAAATGGCTGTCTATCGAAAAATACTAGCTTTCTTAAAAGAATTCACAGGAGTGACGGAAAACGTATAA
- a CDS encoding Na+/H+ antiporter, whose amino-acid sequence MSFLITMLGLLGTTILATIMNAKWPRIPLPIYQISFGAALSLLPLHLSLDFHSELFMICVIAPLLFTEGKNTSRKEMLELRKPILLLAFGLVFVTVFAGGFFIHWLIPDMPMAIAFALAATITPTDAVAVQSITKGLKLPGNMLPILEGESLFNDAAGIVAFKVALAAALTGVFSIKDASLNFIFVAIGGIVVGLLLGYLIIKLRLFLRVQGLEEIPMSIVMEVITPFAIYMAAEEVHVSGILAVVSAGVIHGIERDRLQNTTTKLQIVSTNIWSVFGYLLNGLVFTLLGFMLPSVYQEIESNLNRGSLFGISVLIVLLLLVIRFIWVYFLHDTFTKNRVNPLEQFIMSRIHQEDNKPSKDNVTRTRYAILTSVCGIHGTITLATALSIPYFMPDDSLFPMRNTVLFIAACVILLSVLLATVLLPILVKAPDESEDERLTPDEAHKIILNKTIHQLSKESNSDNQKAVYQVMDDLNEQLIDLERGITNRPDHKLIQDLVKLGANTELEVVSGLVDKGTISETAFELYKVYISRTLNYVQKSFLQRVWISIQAILFKKKLNVKWDKKWEAKLENSLDKNADLIQEFRIAQKEASKEAISLIKQQTEPENRHEVMLVIQRYNRYLNPFPTLNEREANRLQEIVSHFQLKAMQIERDIIQQMVEEDRISSKTATDLRQNLIYDEMLMIQN is encoded by the coding sequence ATGTCATTTTTGATAACTATGCTCGGTTTATTAGGTACGACCATACTCGCTACAATAATGAATGCCAAATGGCCCCGCATCCCATTACCGATATACCAAATATCCTTCGGTGCAGCACTTTCCTTATTGCCGTTACACTTATCGCTTGATTTCCACTCGGAGTTATTCATGATTTGTGTCATAGCCCCCCTTCTCTTTACAGAAGGGAAAAATACGTCACGTAAAGAGATGCTTGAACTCCGTAAGCCTATCCTGTTACTGGCTTTTGGGCTTGTGTTTGTGACTGTGTTTGCTGGAGGGTTTTTCATTCACTGGCTGATACCGGATATGCCGATGGCCATCGCTTTTGCTTTAGCGGCCACCATTACCCCTACGGATGCAGTGGCAGTCCAATCGATTACAAAGGGGTTAAAGCTGCCGGGCAATATGTTGCCGATCCTTGAAGGAGAATCCCTTTTCAATGATGCCGCGGGAATCGTTGCTTTTAAAGTGGCATTGGCTGCTGCGTTGACAGGTGTTTTTTCCATAAAAGATGCTTCGCTCAATTTTATTTTTGTTGCGATAGGCGGTATCGTCGTTGGTCTTCTTTTAGGCTATTTAATCATTAAATTGCGTTTGTTTTTACGGGTTCAAGGACTTGAGGAAATCCCGATGTCCATCGTGATGGAGGTCATTACTCCATTTGCCATTTACATGGCTGCTGAAGAAGTCCATGTTTCCGGTATCTTAGCAGTAGTTTCCGCAGGTGTCATTCATGGCATCGAGCGCGACCGCCTTCAAAATACGACAACCAAATTACAAATTGTATCAACGAATATTTGGTCAGTTTTTGGATATCTATTGAATGGGCTTGTGTTTACTTTATTAGGATTCATGCTGCCTAGCGTCTATCAGGAAATTGAATCCAACCTGAATAGGGGCTCCCTCTTCGGAATAAGTGTATTGATCGTGCTTTTATTATTGGTGATCCGTTTTATTTGGGTATACTTCCTACATGATACGTTCACCAAGAATAGGGTCAATCCATTAGAACAATTCATCATGTCGCGGATTCATCAGGAAGACAACAAACCAAGCAAAGATAATGTGACTAGAACTCGGTATGCAATCTTGACATCTGTATGCGGCATTCATGGAACCATCACATTGGCGACCGCTTTATCCATCCCTTACTTCATGCCGGATGACTCCTTATTTCCGATGCGTAATACAGTATTATTTATCGCAGCGTGCGTAATTTTATTAAGCGTCCTATTAGCCACGGTCCTTTTGCCGATACTTGTAAAAGCACCGGATGAATCTGAAGACGAACGCCTAACTCCTGACGAAGCTCATAAAATCATTTTGAATAAAACGATTCATCAGCTGAGTAAAGAGTCCAATAGTGATAATCAGAAAGCCGTTTACCAAGTGATGGATGACTTGAATGAACAACTGATAGATTTGGAGCGAGGCATTACGAACAGACCGGATCATAAGTTGATACAGGATTTAGTCAAATTAGGAGCGAATACGGAATTGGAAGTCGTTTCTGGATTAGTCGATAAAGGAACCATATCGGAAACAGCCTTCGAGCTATACAAGGTCTATATTTCTAGAACGTTGAACTACGTGCAAAAATCATTTCTGCAAAGAGTATGGATTTCAATTCAGGCCATTCTTTTCAAGAAAAAGCTTAATGTCAAATGGGATAAAAAATGGGAAGCAAAGTTAGAGAATTCCTTGGATAAAAACGCTGATCTGATCCAGGAATTCCGTATAGCGCAAAAAGAAGCATCCAAGGAAGCCATTTCATTGATCAAACAACAAACCGAACCGGAAAATCGCCATGAAGTGATGCTTGTCATCCAAAGATATAACCGGTACTTGAATCCATTCCCGACCTTAAATGAACGAGAGGCAAACCGCCTGCAAGAAATCGTGAGTCATTTTCAGTTGAAAGCAATGCAAATTGAACGAGATATCATTCAGCAAATGGTGGAAGAAGATCGAATATCCTCCAAAACGGCAACTGACCTTAGACAAAACCTGATTTATGATGAAATGCTCATGATACAAAATTGA